The genomic interval CGtgttctgcctgggatgggctctaCACTCCCATACAACTGTGGCCAAGTGGTCAGTGGAACTATTAGCTTAAAGTACTCACACAGTGAAAGATTAAAATAGTCTTATTTTGGGGTCTGGTGTTAAATAAATATCCTTTAAAAGCAGTTCTTAGTGTGAGCTAAGGCAGTACAAACCCCAGAATGCAGCCGTGAATGGAGGCAAAGCCCTCTGAAGGGGACTTAATTTATGAGGAGTTGGGACGACAATAGGGAACAATGCAAACAGGAAAACAGCTGGATAGCAACAGGAGGGTTCTGAAGGACCAGCAGGGACCCCTGCTGGTCATACCGGGGGCTGCAACGGACAGGTCTTGacagagcacccccccccctccaaaaaaagtGGGTACTCTGGGCACGGGAAACTCGTCCATGACCAGGACAGGACAGATGTGTCCAAAGATGGGACAGAACATGGCCAGATCAACAGAACACACAGGACAGACACCAGGTGAGACCCAGAACAAGACCAAAGGGACAGAGACCAGGCCATAATGGaaccaaagaaacaaacacaagACACAGGAATGGACCAGGAACACAAGGTCACACTGAACACAAAGGGTGATATCAGGCAAGACACAGCAGGGCAGAACCACAGGACAGGACATACAACAAGACCAGGGGGATAGAACTGACaagggcaggacaggacaggagatacCAAAATCACTACAAACTCCAAGACAGGGCAATCAGGTAGAGGGACAAAGGGGACAGGTACAGAGTCCAGGATCAGGTCAGCAAGACAGTCAGGGACATGGCAGCAGTCGGACACCAGGAAATGAGGTGGGCGCCGGCAAAACAACAGGGTATGAGGTGCCAGTGGGACACCAGGAGACAAGGCGGGTGCCGATAGGACATCTGGAGATGTGTGGCTTTTCTCTGTGGGATGGCAGATGAAGCAAAGCAGGCTGATCAGTCCAGAACAGTGTCCTGACCGGAGGAGTGGTTTCACCTGGTCAGGTTTGAGTGGCACAGCTGCCGCAGAGCCAGGTTTGGGTGATAGGACGCTTCCTGGGCCAAGAGGCAGGAGCACAGGCACAGCGGCCTCCTCTGGGTCAgaagcctgtggcctgtactacggagtggggttactggcttattggggtaacttgtcagatttaagttaccgcagtttaaatggacttcatatttgttaatttacattttgcccagactaccttaaatccgacaagttactccgataagccagtaaccccgctccgtagtacaggcccctgcaGTGTGGACAGAGCGGCCCTCTCAGGGCCAAGTGCAGCAGCAGTGAGGATGGGCCCTGGGGCCTCAGCAGAAGCAAGGATGGGATAAGTGGGCCCCTGTGCGGCCCTTCCCAGGTCGACCTCAGGTGCAGTGAGTCTCTGTGGGTAGGACTCTGGAGGATTGGGTGGAGTGGCGGCCTTGCCTGGGCCGGGCTCTAGAGGTACAACCTctcctgggttgggctctggaAGCACTGGGTCAAGCAGGGTGGCAGCCACAGGCACCGCTATCTTCCTCTGCTTCTTCCTCTTGTGAGGCAGAACCAGCAGGCGGATCTGTGGTGGGTGGATCTAGGGGGGACAGATCTGCAAGGGCATCTGTGGTGAGCTGGTGGGCTGAGCCGCGGCGAATTATGGGGAGTTGGCGGGTTGAGTGCTGTGAGCTGCAGGGAGTCAGCGGGCTGAGCCACTGTGAGGTTTGGGGAGTCGGCGGGCTGAGACACTGTGAGGTTTAGTGAGTCGGCAGGTTGAGACACTGTGAGCTGCAGGGAGTCGGCGGGCTGAGCCACTGTGAGGTTTGGGGAGTCGGCGGGCTGAGCCACTGTGAGGTTTGGGGAGATGGTGGGCTGAGACACTGTGAGGTTTGGGGAGATGGCGGGCTGAGCCACTGTGAGGTTTAGTGAGTCGGCAGGTTGAGACACTGTGAGCTGCAGGGAGTCGGCGGGCTGAGCCACTGTGAGGTTTGGGGAGTCGGCGGGCTGAGCCACTGTGAGGTTTGGGGAGATGGCGGGCTGAGACACTGTGAGGTTTGGGGAGTCGGCGGGCTGAGCCACTGTGAGGTTTGGGGAGATGGCGGGCTGAGACACTGTGAGGTTTGGGGAGTCGGCGGGCTGAGCCACTGTGAGGTTTGGGGAGATGGTGGGCTGAGACACTGTGAGGTTTGGGGAGTCGGCGGGCTGAGCCACTGTGAGGTTTGGGGAGATGGTGGGCTGAGACACTGTGAGGTTTGGGGAGTCGGCGGGCTGAGCCACTGTGAGGTTTGGGGAGATGGTGGGCTGAGACACTGTGAGGTTTGGGGAGATGGTGGGCTGAGCCACTGTGAGGTTTGGGGAGATGGTGGGCTAAGCTGCCGCAAGCTGTGGGTAGGCAGCAGGCGGAGTGGCTATACACTTGCCAGCGCACTTTGGGCATTAAGCGCCGGACCTTCTCCGCCTCCAGGAGATCTGCATCTGGGGTGAGTCTGGACAGCACCTTCTCCGCGCACAGGAAGAAGGTTCTGACCTTGGGGATCCTCCATACCGCAGAATCACTCCTCCATGACAGGTGTTCATCCAGGAGGGTGAAGAAGTTCTCTGTTCTATAGATGAGGCACACAGGGTATCAGGTCCCCCGGATGCAGAGCAGTTTGATAGCCCAGGCGGAAGCACGGGCTGCTGGGGCTTTGTGTGAGTTCTGTTATTTTGTAACATGAGCGAAGGTAGAAGGAGCCCCCCAAAATGCAGCCATGTAtgggggaaccccccccccccccccaaatgggaCATTATGTATAATTTACAGGGTTGAGGCAACGACAGGGAAAAATGGCAGAATTGGGGGagacaggactgggaagcatgtATATACCAGTCTAACaaagtgggcagtggtggcttgatggttaaggaagtgcacttgtaattgcaagattgcaggttcgaatccccgaccagcaaggccccactgaggtaccctgagcaaggtaccgcccccaagcactgctccctgggcgctgaattagctgccccctactatgtcacgaaagtcacatatgggtcaaatgcagaggacacatttcgttgttgtgcactgtgtgctgtggtgtgttgacaatgaccactgatcactaaatactaaataaatacaaaactgAATCAAAGGACTGATACGATTCAGTTGATGTTTAATACATGAGGATTGGAGATCACAAACAGGACACAGCTGGGAAGCAAAAGGAAGGTTCTGGAGGAGTAATAGTGACTCCTGCTGGTCATATCAGGGGATGGACAGGAGAGGTGACATGGACATAAAGTTACTATTAATAAAGTAAACAACAAATTTTTTATCGCGTATTATGTTTAACATTTCAGATAATGTTTCAGTCAAAACTTTTATCAAATGTGAAGGAAGATAAGCATACTTTGTGGTTCATCCACTGTGCGGAACTGGTATTTGGGCAGTATTTTCACATCCAGTTCATGTTCTCAGATCATTTCCAACATGAAACAGTACACAGTGCAACTTACAAGTAGAATATGAATCGCCAGGATTGCAAACAGAATTGTGATTTGGTTTTCTGAAGGTTTTTAGCAAGTTGCTTCATGTATTGCAGTGGAGAGGGGTCTGTACTGCATGAGGAAGATCCAGGGACTTCAGGGTGAGAGAGGAAACTGATGTAATAAAAGtagcagggaaaaaaatgggaaCAAAAGACAGCTGTAGCATGGCACTGACACATCTCTCCAGGAGAGGAGGGCAGCGTGGACAAGGTCCCTTTATTGTGGACAACCTGGAAATGAAGGGGGGGTAATAACAGAGGGTGAGGGGAGCACCTTTCATAGCGAGACACTCCAGCATGATTATGATGTGTCCAGTTTCACGGCCTGAGATCTTGGGGCCAATGGACTCCACATGACtccgcccccagccccctgtCTGAGGTAAATATTAGGTTTGGAAAAGACAAGTGCATCTCTCAGGGATACAGTCCTAATAGCCAGGGACCTCTGGTATATCTTTGCCCAATGAAATGCATAGGGTGCAGTTTTTTTCTATAAGGACCGTATGTTGCTGAGCAAAGTCAAGGAATTCTGGATAAATCAGAGATGGGGCTCAACCCCAAAACAATGTTATCCATTTTTCTCATTCAGTTGTGTTTAATTCATTCATATGTAGGCTGGCTAAAGAGGAACATCAAATAAGTTTGACTCACTGTGAAGCCCATCTGCTTCCTCTCTGTAGTGGTTTCTTAATGAAGATCCAGAGTTTAGTTCTTAAACTGCATTTCTACAACACTGTATGGGGCATGATGAGACATGGGGATGGCATGGATGTTGAGGTCTGGGGCAAGTCCACTCACTCGCAATCGTCTGGTTATTATAATGTATGTAAACAGGGGTTTCATTAGGTAGCAAGGAGGTGGTCACAGGAATCACAGTGAAGTAGTAAAACTTTCTGTGTTTCtatgtcatgccccgctcggcCTACCCTCTCgccagccacgccccctcatctaccccgtgtggattccccgtgttcaccagctgtttctggttgttgtgaTTAATCCTATGTATCTCAGTCCGCAttcgagtatgtttccccagtcctgtcattaacGATGTCCTGTATTAGGAGTATCTTCCTAATACACCCCGCGTTCCCTGATTCTGGACTCCAGTTCATGTTTCCTCGATCCGTGTCTCCCCGAGATGTGACATTCTGTATATGTTGGTGTTTTTCTGGAGTCAAAATGGCAGCTCTGCAAGTTTGTTCACTTCAAAGAATTGTTGTTAATATAGTCAGGGTTGCCATCTTTGGTCAGCTGCTTGGTGTGAGATTTtgaatttgagacaagtctgcacacaaatctacatgtatgtaaaagttttattaccttgtaaatagtctgtagggtttgcaaactaccttaatgcttttaatgtagctaatttcaggttttatactgaaataatacagatttgccatATTATTTCTTGCATGAGTGTGAGTCAGAAAGCAGGAGTGTTAAAAAAATTTGCTTCCCTGAAAACTGCCCCAGCAATAACTCTGATCATGCAAAGGCCCAGAAAAAATTTCCAAAGCTGAAGAGAAATATACTCATCATGGTAAAGCAGCGCTCATGCTACAGGAAGCCAGCACCAGCTCTTTCAACTCAGGGTGATAGTTCCTCACTAAATGCTGCAAGCAACAAGCAACAAGGTACCAAGACGTTCATGAGAAACCTGGAACCCAAAAATGTGGATGTTTATTTCCATTCTGAATATTCCTGCCACCTTCTGTCACCTGACAAAAGGTTTGTTAGTTTTTATCGTCATTGATTTCAAGTTTTAAGGGTATAAGAGGAGCCTTTTCAAAGTGTGCACATTTCGCCCATCGTGTTTCTGGTAGTGTGACTGTTATTTGAATTTGGGCTGTtctttatataaaaaaacagtaaactgttttactaacattttaaaaagtgctTTACGACTAATACGTTCATTTCTCTTAGGAGAAAGTCAACAATATCAAGTTTCCACAATACAAGATGGTAactaatattttttattctaaCATCAACGTTTCTTGTGCTTCCTGAGTGTCGATGTTATACTTAGAATTGAGCTCCACTTGCAGAAGGAATATGAGGAAGTGGTCCACATATCCACCATTTCCGTACAGTATTAATAGGATAAAGCTTGTAAATCCTGTATCTACTTGGATCAGAAATTAGCTTTATTCATACTTATGGATGTAAgcaaaaagaaagagaaagtaTAGCTCAAGAAATGCATGTATACAGTCACATTCAAAATGGACTATATTATATATTCATGCAGAAATACCACCGTAGACCTCTGACGACTCTGTATTTTATCTTTTAACACTATATAATGATATTAAACAATCTTATATTATGTTAATTACTTGTTTTTGCCTTTTCAGAATACAGAAGTGAAACATTTGACCTGAACAGCAGTGTTACTCTGAACTGCTCCAATAAGACATGGGCTTTGGTTCTCTTCGTTACCTGGACGATAGACATTGACGGAAAGCAGTGTCAAATGGCGCATAGTGATAACGATCCTAAATATGATACATGTAACGATGGAAAGATCCTGTGTGACAATACAAACCTGCACATTCCACACTTTGCAAAAAGAGATGAAGGACGGTATCAGTGTGAGACAGTGTTCAAAGATGGGTACCACATAGCAGTAATAACTGTAACTGCCAAAGGTAAGAGAGATGTATGTACATTTATAGATTAAAATAATCTTAATGATAGGATGCCAGTGCTTCTTGATTTTTGAAATCATACATGTGATTAATTTATAAACAATTCATAAACATAAACGACTATGTATTTAGTCCCTCAACAGATTTCCACCCGACTGGACCCTGACCACAGAGAAGCTGTGTGTTCAGCCACAGGGGTTAAATCAGACGTCTCCATCTCATGGAGAACTTCATGGAACGCCACTGTAACCAGCAGCTCTGTACACAACCCAGATGGCTCCTACACCATGGAGATCCGGCTGAAACTGCCCGACCATGTGCATGGTACCACGCTGCAGTGCATAGTGACACAccccagctggacagagaatTATACACAGACACTTCAGCTCCCCGGTATGTATAAAGCTACAGTCTTTTGCTACTAATTGGATATTAAGTTTAATCAGACGTGCATAACTGTTTTAGTGTGGGCAATACTTACATGTGATTTTCTTTTCTAGACAGGGCTCTTAAACCCTGGAAATGGATAATCATTTCTATGGTTTCATTCTGCTTTCTAAAGGGCATAGTTGCTGGACTTTGCATCTTAAGGAATCATCTTAGCAAGATAAGGTATGAAAATCTATCAAGTtgtgtcatccatccatccatccatccatccatcccgcCATCCctctattttctgtaaccacatATCTTATTCTGGGTAactgggggtccggagcccatcaTGGAGACTATGACCGCAGGGCCAAAttgtataaattttttttttaatgtaataattTTGTCTTAtagtaagaaaaaaacaaccagTTCTAATCATCTGTTTCCTTCCAGAATTTTCCGCAAGTTCAGCAagtcagcgccccccccccccccaccctgcaacCCCAGATGATGTATCGGTGAATGTGTGTAAATGCTGGCAGTGTGGCTGAAGGGGCTGTATCAGTACCGTCTAACTGAGTACCGTCTAACTGAGTATTGTCTAGCTGAGTACTGTCTAGCTGAGTATTGTCTAGCTGAGTACTGTCTAGCTGAGTACTGTCTAGCACAGTATGGCTTGGAGCAACATAGTTGTCAGCAGACCCACTATGAAACTATGAAATTATAAATTGTATAGCGTCAAGTAGAATGAGTCAGAGGAGCTGCTGATTCTCTTACAGTAAAAGAGTAACCTTTGGGATCCATATTGCTATGTGGAAAAAGCATGCAGGTTGAAGTAGCATATTTGTAATGAATATACGTTAATGAAAATCAGGCAAATCATTGTTATAGGTACATCTAGGGACATTTTGCAACTGTATGCTATGATTGTTAAACACATTAAGTGCATATATGTCATTGCTGATCCATTtcataatgttttatttaatcagaaaaaaaatgtttcttgaTACACAATCTACAATTTTTAGAGTTTTTTCCTTCACCAGACCCTACACCTGTTTTGTTTCCCAGAATAGTTCTTTTATACTCTGTATGAGGtcttagatagatagatggatggatggatggatggatggatggatagatggatggatgttctttattgatccccattgGGAAATTGTTTTGTTACAGCAAGGGTTCTTCACAGTAAATAATTCAGtaataaataagtaataaatacaGAGAACAAAAGGCTGTAGCAGGGAGCCAAACAGCAGTACTCTGTGTGCATTGACAGCTGAGGCTGAGCTACTATACAGTCTGATGTTGGTAAGAATGAGCTCCTGTGCCGCTCCTTGTGACCGCGGACTGAAAAAGCCTGTTCAGAGGCTGCTGCACTAGGGTGCTAAGAAGCTAAATGAAACCTCGCGTCACTTTTTCTCagtgcaggggggagagggtaTGAGTGTGAAAAAAGACCGCTGTAGCGCATTGCAGGAGTTCTGTGGAAATTGATACTGCACATCTACActgttgtttgtgttttggtcTGAAACCCACCAGCCACAGCTTCCGGCTGTGAGTCTACAGCAGTAACATATTTTCCATTATTGTTATTGCATTATTAGCTGTATTGCTAGTTACGTCAATTACAGTCAAAAATCTAGTGTTTCGGTATGGACAGTATTGTTAGAATTAAATAACTATACTTGTTTTCACTTCTGAATTTTCCAATATTAAATCACCTCATGTGAGTTATGACACAGTGCCATTTGTGTGCCTGTCATTTCCACACAACATCTTAGAGTGTTCCAACGCTTGCTGAATACATCCAATTCTGTGGTATGAGAGTAATAAACATATTATTGTTATGTTTTTCATTTGCTAACATGTGGAGTCCCATGGTattacatttacacatttactcATAGACATTTTACATACTAACATGTATACATTCACTAGAAACAAACATACTTTACACACCAAATACTGTACAAGCAAAATGTAGAAACAGGGACACAAAAACAAGGAAAGACATGGCAGTGCAAACATTATGTACAGCGGATGTAACATGAATTTTAACCCCCAAAATGTGTCAAATCTCCACACTGACTTTTTACAGAACAATGCAGCCCGCTGTCACGGACTGGGCTTCTGCTGCTTTGGTTGTTGGGCGGAAGCTCACTGCCACGGTCAGCTCAGAAAAGGTCTTCGGGACTCATTGTGAAACCTCACATAACCTTTCATACCAAATGCTAAGGCTGCTAGTTTTAGCGCTTGCATTCTATTGACGACATTCTTCTGACCACAGTTTAGTTTTGCTTTTGCCttaaattaattatattaacCGTCTGAGCATCAACTcaagaaagaagaaaacttCAGTTTAGTGATACTGTTTCAGCAGATGCAAATATGCAGAGGAAAACACTGGGGTTTGCATTCAGTCTGCTCTTGTGGAGTATGCGTGTACTCACTGAAGGTAAGGAGATCTGCAGCTTATGAGGGTTGATAGTTCAGACAAATCACATTTAGGACTGGGATTAAAGTAGAAATTAAAGTATGGCATGTGCAGTATTTGCAAAAAACAACTTGTTTGCTTGCAAATGTGCCCAGAAATATGCAGCAAATCCTTTTTAGATTGATTTAAATAAAGTTCACCTTATTGATAAGCTTTAAATTTaagtaaatataaattataaataaatatataaaatataaatatatttagtaTATAAAATTAATGCCATTATCTTTCAGTCTTTACAAGAATATCCCAAGAGATACACAGGGTTTGAGTATCtaatgaaaaatgaacagaactAATATTGGATTTTTACATGATGTCTTAAATATGTATTGTTTTTTCTTC from Paramormyrops kingsleyae isolate MSU_618 chromosome 16, PKINGS_0.4, whole genome shotgun sequence carries:
- the LOC111852714 gene encoding uncharacterized protein isoform X1, with product MWMFISILNIPATFCHLTKGESQQYQVSTIQDEYRSETFDLNSSVTLNCSNKTWALVLFVTWTIDIDGKQCQMAHSDNDPKYDTCNDGKILCDNTNLHIPHFAKRDEGRYQCETVFKDGYHIAVITVTAKVPQQISTRLDPDHREAVCSATGVKSDVSISWRTSWNATVTSSSVHNPDGSYTMEIRLKLPDHVHGTTLQCIVTHPSWTENYTQTLQLPDRALKPWKWIIISMVSFCFLKGIVAGLCILRNHLSKIRYENLSSCVIHPSIHPSIPPSLYFL
- the LOC111852714 gene encoding uncharacterized protein isoform X2 produces the protein MWMFISILNIPATFCHLTKGESQQYQVSTIQDEYRSETFDLNSSVTLNCSNKTWALVLFVTWTIDIDGKQCQMAHSDNDPKYDTCNDGKILCDNTNLHIPHFAKRDEGRYQCETVFKDGYHIAVITVTAKVPQQISTRLDPDHREAVCSATGVKSDVSISWRTSWNATVTSSSVHNPDGSYTMEIRLKLPDHVHGTTLQCIVTHPSWTENYTQTLQLPDRALKPWKWIIISMVSFCFLKGIVAGLCILRNHLSKIRIFRKFSKSAPPPPPPCNPR